From Treponema sp. OMZ 787:
TTTTGACGCCCAAGCCCGTCATAAGCGTAAAATCCGTAAAGGGAGCGGGAAATGTAGTTTCGTTTTTAAACCTTGATGACGTTCTTTCCTATGACCGGGCCGTAATGCTTGGAGACACCGTAATAGACATAGACGAATTTAAAAAGCTCTTTTTAAATAAATCGGGCTTGGTAAAATTTAACGATCAATTCCTTTTGCTCGACCCCGAAGAAGTTGCCAAAATGTTAAAGGCCTTTGAAAAACCGGCAGACATGAGGGAAGCCCTTCAAGCGGTTCTTTCGGGGAATGCAGTCTGCTCCAAACCGGCCGCAGAAATTATCGACGGCATTTTCAGGCAAGATGACATTCCGGTTCCGCAAAACTTAAATGCGGAATTGCGGCCATATCAAGAAAAGGGATTCCGCTGGCTTTATGCAAATATCAAAAGCGGCTTCGGCTGTCTTTTGGCCGATGACATGGGCTTGGGCAAAACCGTACAAATTATAAGCTTAATGCTTGCCTTTAAAAATTCAAAAGAAGCAGAGGAGCCTTTTTTGGTTATAGCTCCTGCAAGCCTTCTTTCAAACTGGGAACACGAAATAGCCAAATTTGCTCCCTCCCTTAAAGCCGCCGTGTATCACGGAGCAAGGCGCAAGTTCAATACCGAAGCCGACGTAATAATAAGCACCTACCAGACGATGCAAAAAGATATAGAAAAATTAAAGGATAAAAAAGTTTTTTGTATTATTTTGGATGAGGCTCAGGCTATAAAAAATTCGGGAACAAAGAAGGCCCATGCAGTAAAGGCAATTCAGGCGAAGGGCAGAATCGCTCTTACCGGCACCCCTGTCGAAAACAACCTTGAAGATATGCGCTCCATATTCGACTTTTTTCTCCCCGGCTATCTGGGCTCGGCTGACGAGTTTCGAAAAAAATGGCGCATTCCGATTGAGCTTCACAATTCCGAAATCGAAGCAGACGAGTTAAAGAAAATCACTTCACCATTTTTGCTCCGCCGCCTAAAAACCGATCCCAAGGTTATCTCCGACTTACCCGACAAGATAATTACAAATCAATATTGCAATCTGACGCCTGAGCAGCTGGCAATTTACGAGAACCTTGTAGAAACGGAATTGCACAAGGTGATGGGAGCCGAAACTAAGATTGAAAGGCAGGCCTATGTCCTAAAACTTTTAACGGCCCTAAAACAGGTATGCAATCATCCGAGGGCCTATGACAAGGAAACTCCGAGCGAGATGAAACATTCCGGTAAAGTTACCGCCCTCATCGAGCTTTTAAGCGAGATAATTTCTTCAGGCGAAAAGGCAATTATTTTCAGCCAATATGTAGGCACCCTCGACATTTTAAAAACCATTATTCAAAAAGAATTGGGAACCGAACCCCTTTTGCTTCACGGCCAAATGCCCGCCGCAAAACGCAAAAAAGCCGTCGGCCTTTTTCAAACGGATCCTGCATACCGTATCTTTTTAATTTCGCTTAAGGCGGGAGGAACGGGTCTTAACCTGACGGCGGCTAACAGGGTAATTCACTTTGACCTTTGGTACAATCCCGCAGTTGAAGATCAGGCCACAGACAGGGCATTTAGAATCGGCCAGACTAAAAACGTATTTGTGCACCGCTTTATTTGCTCCGGTACCTTTGAAGAAAAAATTGATGAGATGATTCAAAAAAAGCGGGAAATAAGCGGCATGAGTATTTCTTCAGGCGAAACTTGGATTTCAAAATTAAGCAATGAAGAACTCGCCGGCCTTTTTAAGAAATAGGCGGCTGCAAATTCCGCAACATTGAATAATACCCTGTCTTATGTTATAATCATCGTTGAGGAGGCTTGATATGGATTTTGATTTATCGCGAAAGATACCTATAGGCGTACAGAGCTTTGAAAAAATGAGGAATGATAATTATTTATATGTAGATAAAACTCGTTATATTTTTAGCCTTGTTCGTACTTCCTCTCCATACTTTTTAAGCCGTCCGCGCCGCTTCGGTAAAAGCCTCTTTCTTTCAACCTTGAGGTCTTACTTTTTAGGCCAAAAAGAATTATTTACCGGCCTGTACATCGAAAAGGCCGAAGAAAAAAGAGCCGAAATTGAAAAGACCGATGCTTGGATAGAATATCCTGTACTTTATTTGGACTTTAATACAAAATATTATAAGAATGAAGAAGCTCTTCTAACTATTATAAATTTACACTTAGATGACTGGGAAAAACTTTATAGTATCACAAAAACATCTGGAAGTATTGAAGATAGATTTAAATCTATAGTTACAACCTTATATGAAAAAACCGGCCGTCAAGTAGTTATTTTAGTAGACGAGTACGACAAACCTCTTTTACAGACTATGGGGGTAAACGAAGCCTTGAACGAAGAGTACCGTAACACGCTAAAAGCCTTTTATTCTGTAATAAAAACCTGCGATCAATACATACGCTTTGCCTTTTTGACGGGTGTAACAAAGTTTAGTAAGGTAAGTATTTTTAGTGATTTAAATAACTTACAAGATATAAGTCTTATAACCGAGTACAGCGATATTTGCGGTATAAACGATTCAGAGTTAAAACTTAACTTCGAACCTGAAATAAAGGCTTTAGCAGATCGTAAAAAGAAAAACTTTGAAGAAATTTTGTGTGATTTAAAGAAAAAGTATGACGGGTATTTATTTGCAAAAGAAGGAGTGAACGTATATAATCCCTTTAGCGTTTTAAGTGCTTTTTCTGCAAAGGATTTAGGTAACTACTGGTTTGCGACCGGAACTCCGACCTTTTTGGTAAACTATTTAAAAGACGCTTATTACAATGTGCCCGAGTTGGACGGAGGAGTCGAAATAAACGAAGCGGGAATCGATCTATATCGTGCCGATGCGAAAGACCCTTTACCGATACTTTTTCAATCGGGGTATTTAACGATAAAGGAATATTTAGAAGAAGCAAATATCTACCGCTTGGGCTTCCCTAATGATGAGGTGCGTTACGGCTTTTTAGAAAACCTTGTGCCTGCCTATTCTTCACTTAGGCCTTATGAAACGGCTTCATCCGTGTGGGAATTTACAAAGGATATTCGGGCAGGGAATGTAGATGCCTTTATGGAAAGGATGCAGGCAATAATAGCGGGAGTACCCTACGATAATCTTCCGAAGGATAAGTTTAAGTTAAGAGAGCAAAACTACCAGACTGCCGTCTACTTAATCTTTAAACTTATGGGACAATTTGTGCAGACGGAAATCCACTGTGCAAAGGGCAGGGCAGACTGTATAGTTCACACTAAGGATTCAATATATATCTTTGAGTTTAAGCTGATGAGTGCAGGAAGCCCGGAAGATGCGATAGCTCAAATAAAGGAAAAAGGCTATGCCGGTCAATTTAAGGGCGAGGGTAAAAAGATAATCCTGATAGGTTCCAGCTTTGATGAAGAAGAAAGAACTATCGGCGAATGGAAAAGTGAACAACTTTAAAAAATGAAATTCGGAAATTACTTGCAAAAAAGTTTTATAGGAGATAAAAAACATGTATTTTTTTATAAACGATTACAGTGAGGGCTGTCACCCCAAAATTCTTAAAACATTAACGGAAACAAATGAAGAACAAACTGTAGGTTACGGCTGTGACCAATATTGTACAGAAGCTGCAAACCTTATCTTAAAGGAGCTGGATGCACCTCAAAGCAAGGTTTATTTTTTCTCGGGCGGAACGCAAACTAATCTGACAATGATAGCCTCAGTACTAAGGCCGCATCAGGGGGTAATAGCGGCCGATACCGGGCATATAAATGTGCATGAATCGGGTGCTATAGAAGCATGCGGACACAAGGTTCTTACCATCAAATCGGCAAACGGAAAAATAACGGCAGATCAGGTTGAGGCTTTTATAAAAGCTCACTATGATGACCCTACTGCCGAACACATGGTTCAGCCCGGGATGATTTATATTTCAAATCCTACCGAATTAGGCACCATTTATTCAAAAAAAGAATTACAGGATTTAAAGCTCACTGCTCAAAAATATTCCGTCCCGCTCTATGTTGACGGGGCCCGCCTAGGCACTGCCCTCACTGCGGACAAAAACGATTTAAGCCTTGCAGACTTGGCAAGATATACGGATGCCTTTTATATAGGCGGAACAAAGCTGGGAGCTCTTTTCGGTGAAGCCCTTATAATAAATAATCCGGTTCTTCAAAAAGATTTTAGGTACATACAAAAACAAAAGGGAGGGCTCTTTGCAAAGGGCAGGCTTTTAGGTCTTCAGTTTAAAACTCTTTTTACAGACAACCTTTATTTTGAAATAGGAAAAACAATGAACGAAACGGCAAAGATGATACGCAAGGGATTTTCAGACCGAGGCTTTTCTTTTTTTATGGAAAGTGAAACAAATCAAAGTTTTCCCATAATCGAAAACAGTCTTTTAGCTAAAATAGAAAAAGAATTTAAATGCGAGTTTTGGGCAAAAATTTCAGAAAATCAAACAGCCGTACGTTTTTGCACATCTTGGGCTACAACAAAAGAAGCCGTAAAAAAATTCTTTGAATACTTGGACAAAATATCTGCAAAAAATTAAAACAAAAAAAGCTCCTTCCAAAAAGGAAGGAGCTTTTTTTCGGTTAACGCTAAATTTCTCGAAACTTTAAACCTATTCAATCTTTGAATAGATAGTCTTCAAAATTTCGGTCTTTAGTTTTTCGCCTTCTTCAAGCATCTTATTGCATTCTGCCCTTGTCTTTTCGCAGAGGGGAGCATCGTCAATACCGCCGAGGTTTATCTTGACATTTAAGATAGCACCTTCCAAACCGGAGCGGGCATTAAGGGCTGCAACGCCGGCATCGGACGCGGCATTTTTGTTTCCGTGAACGGCAACGATGGGTAAAAAGCGTAAAACCTCCAAACAGGTTTTGGCCGTTTCAAGCGGAACCTGCATGGCTACAACAGTAGCATCGGACATAGCCTTATTACGTTTTGCCTTTTGCTCATCAGTGTCCTTAGGCAGCTTTAAGGCTTCCATAAAGGCATTAAAGGCCTGAGTGTCTTCATCAATAATTTCGACCAATCGTTTTTGTGCCTTTTCCAATTTAGGAAGCTGGGCCTTAAATTCTTCTTGAGTTTTTTCGTCAAGGGAAGCAAAGGCTTTTTTACCTGTTGTCAGGCGGATAACCATCTGACCTAAAGCTGCAGCGAGCGAACCGGCCAAGGCAGAAACCGAACCGCCTCCGGGGGCCGGAGAATCGCTTGCTGTTTCGTCAACAAAGGCACTTACCGTCATCTTTACTAATTCCATAAAAAATCTCCT
This genomic window contains:
- a CDS encoding ATP-binding protein; its protein translation is MDFDLSRKIPIGVQSFEKMRNDNYLYVDKTRYIFSLVRTSSPYFLSRPRRFGKSLFLSTLRSYFLGQKELFTGLYIEKAEEKRAEIEKTDAWIEYPVLYLDFNTKYYKNEEALLTIINLHLDDWEKLYSITKTSGSIEDRFKSIVTTLYEKTGRQVVILVDEYDKPLLQTMGVNEALNEEYRNTLKAFYSVIKTCDQYIRFAFLTGVTKFSKVSIFSDLNNLQDISLITEYSDICGINDSELKLNFEPEIKALADRKKKNFEEILCDLKKKYDGYLFAKEGVNVYNPFSVLSAFSAKDLGNYWFATGTPTFLVNYLKDAYYNVPELDGGVEINEAGIDLYRADAKDPLPILFQSGYLTIKEYLEEANIYRLGFPNDEVRYGFLENLVPAYSSLRPYETASSVWEFTKDIRAGNVDAFMERMQAIIAGVPYDNLPKDKFKLREQNYQTAVYLIFKLMGQFVQTEIHCAKGRADCIVHTKDSIYIFEFKLMSAGSPEDAIAQIKEKGYAGQFKGEGKKIILIGSSFDEEERTIGEWKSEQL
- a CDS encoding low specificity L-threonine aldolase, which codes for MYFFINDYSEGCHPKILKTLTETNEEQTVGYGCDQYCTEAANLILKELDAPQSKVYFFSGGTQTNLTMIASVLRPHQGVIAADTGHINVHESGAIEACGHKVLTIKSANGKITADQVEAFIKAHYDDPTAEHMVQPGMIYISNPTELGTIYSKKELQDLKLTAQKYSVPLYVDGARLGTALTADKNDLSLADLARYTDAFYIGGTKLGALFGEALIINNPVLQKDFRYIQKQKGGLFAKGRLLGLQFKTLFTDNLYFEIGKTMNETAKMIRKGFSDRGFSFFMESETNQSFPIIENSLLAKIEKEFKCEFWAKISENQTAVRFCTSWATTKEAVKKFFEYLDKISAKN
- a CDS encoding cyclodeaminase/cyclohydrolase family protein, yielding MELVKMTVSAFVDETASDSPAPGGGSVSALAGSLAAALGQMVIRLTTGKKAFASLDEKTQEEFKAQLPKLEKAQKRLVEIIDEDTQAFNAFMEALKLPKDTDEQKAKRNKAMSDATVVAMQVPLETAKTCLEVLRFLPIVAVHGNKNAASDAGVAALNARSGLEGAILNVKINLGGIDDAPLCEKTRAECNKMLEEGEKLKTEILKTIYSKIE